A section of the Metasolibacillus fluoroglycofenilyticus genome encodes:
- a CDS encoding putative zinc-binding metallopeptidase, which translates to MKWLSIMTVICTLLIIIGCAEFSEEEQVLDNLAVTEGSVIDVAATSDETLANGCLMGEVYIVSEDTCTLPLNCNNDASCVARGDELVKMLEEEYGSLIAEESVSTDLEGIYELYVYEIDNEEEMILTDDDVTDEDMNYHAELWFDFAWLIPETERQGINQFIVFESGDTLAYVQQHDDSGQYWTLGMNEENIELASETMITYLHEYAHYLSLKDGEQNMGVELDACENVLIEGEGCFYEDAYLVSFYKQFWNPSSEDIDDYVSDYATSSVSEDFAESFAHFVLTTRPVELATIVDEKVEFFYDWPYFVELRAHILTRVATWLVRAVE; encoded by the coding sequence ATGAAGTGGCTATCAATTATGACAGTAATATGTACGTTACTAATAATAATCGGTTGTGCAGAATTTTCGGAAGAAGAACAAGTGCTAGATAATCTAGCTGTTACAGAAGGAAGTGTCATTGATGTGGCTGCCACAAGCGATGAGACCCTAGCAAACGGCTGTTTAATGGGAGAAGTTTATATAGTATCCGAGGATACTTGTACATTGCCTTTGAATTGCAATAATGATGCTTCTTGCGTGGCACGTGGGGATGAGCTTGTCAAAATGCTTGAAGAAGAGTACGGCTCGTTAATAGCAGAAGAATCGGTATCAACAGATTTAGAAGGCATTTACGAACTTTATGTATATGAAATTGATAACGAAGAGGAAATGATTCTGACGGATGATGACGTGACAGATGAGGATATGAATTATCATGCGGAGTTATGGTTTGATTTTGCGTGGCTAATACCCGAGACAGAGCGCCAGGGAATTAATCAATTTATTGTGTTTGAAAGTGGCGATACATTGGCCTATGTGCAGCAACATGATGATAGTGGTCAATATTGGACGCTTGGTATGAATGAGGAAAATATTGAGTTGGCATCCGAAACGATGATTACCTATTTACACGAATATGCGCACTATTTATCATTGAAAGATGGCGAACAAAATATGGGGGTAGAACTAGATGCTTGCGAGAATGTTTTAATTGAGGGCGAGGGTTGCTTTTATGAAGATGCGTATTTGGTCTCTTTTTATAAGCAATTTTGGAACCCCTCAAGTGAAGATATAGATGATTATGTATCGGATTATGCAACAAGCTCTGTTTCAGAGGACTTTGCAGAATCCTTTGCACATTTTGTGTTAACAACAAGACCAGTTGAGTTAGCTACTATAGTAGATGAAAAAGTTGAGTTCTTTTATGACTGGCCTTATTTTGTAGAGTTACGTGCGCATATTTTAACTCGAGTAGCAACGTGGTTAGTGCGTGCTGTAGAATGA